In the genome of Methanobrevibacter arboriphilus JCM 13429 = DSM 1125, the window TCAAGTGGTATTGACTCACCAGTTGCAGCTTACTTAATGATGAAAAGAGGTTGTGCTATAACAGCTATTCATTTTGATAACGATCCTTTTGCAGGTCCAAAGGTTACAGAAAATTTCAAAGAGTTAATAAATAAACTTAATGAATATTCATATGGATTTCCAATAAGAACTAAAATAGTAAAATATGGAGATTACCTAGAAAAATGTAAAGATAATGCTCCTGAAAAGCTTACCTGTGTATTGTGTAAATCTGGTATGTATAAATTAGCTAGTGAAGTAGCTAAAAAAGAAAATGCATTGGGAATAGTTGATGGTAGTAGTGTAGGACAAGTAGCATCTCAAACACTCCATAATATATTAGCTACACGTGCTAATGCAGAATTTCCTATCTTAAGCCCACTTATTGGCTTAGATAAAATAGAGATAGAAAAAATATCTAGAAAAATTGGAACTTTTCCTATTTCTGAAATTAATGATGGAGGATGTTCTGCGGTTCCACGTTATCCTGAAACTAAAGCTGAACTTAGTAGAGTTAATGATGCATTAGAATTAATAAATCAGGAGGTAGAAATAAAAAAAGCTGTTGAAAAGTTATATTAGTTTTTCAAATATTTTTACAAATATATGTAAACTTAATTTATTTTTAAAATATTTTAATATAAAGATATTTTATTATGTAAAAAATACTTTAATATAAAGATATTTTATTATATAAAAAATACTTTAATGTGACTATATTTTATTATGTAAATTATATTTTGAATATAAATTGTAATGTTAAATCGTAATGTTTATATATTATTTTCATTCAAATAACAATTGTTATAAATTATGGAGAAGTTTCTATATTTAAACGAAATAATGACAAAATTATAAAAAAATATAGTGAAAAATAAACATTATAGCAAAAAATAGAACAAAAAAATAAAAATCATAGTGAAAAAATAAAGATAAATAGAATTTAAAATATGAAATATTTAATATAATATTAAATTTAAAAATATGGTGAAATTATGGTACTAATTGTTGGGTCTGGTGTAGGAGGAGCAATATTAGCAATGGAGTTATCAAAAGCTAATATTCCAGTAACTATTGTTGAAAAAGGACCATTTTGTGATGTTGCTGATTCATATAAATATTATGATGAAATTGATGATTATTTAGATCTTTCAAAAACAACTTGTGTTGGAGGATCAAGTGTTGTAGCAGCTGGAAACGGTGTTAGGCTACTTGAAGATGAATTAAAAGAGTACAATGTTGATATCTCAAAAGAACTTGATGAAGTAGAAGAATTGTTAGATATTCACCAAATGGATGATTCTCACTTTGGTGAAGGTACAAAGAAATTTATTGAAGCTGCAAAGTCTATTGGTCTTCCAGTTATAAAAATGCCTAAATTCATAAGAGAAGAAGATTGTATTCAATGTGGAAAGTGTGCATGGGGTTGTCCAAGCAATGCAAAATGGTCTTCACAAGATTTCATTAAGATAGCTATTGAAAATGGAGCAGAGTTAATAGATGAAACTGAAGTTACTGAAATAGTTACTGAGAGAGATTCTGTAAAAGGAGTTAAAGTTAAAAGATCAAACGGTAATGAAGAGATTATTGAATCTGATACTGTTGTTTTGGCTGCTGGAGCTATTGACTCTGCAATTATTCTTCAAAGGTTAGGTTTAAAAGCTGGAGAAAAATTATTTGTTGATCCTTTTGTTACTGTTGGAGGAGTTATTAAAGACATTAACTATTATAAAGAAGTAACTATGAATGCATTGGTTATTGGAGGAAACTTTGTTCTTGCTCCTCACTATTCTATTATTTTAAATGAAAATATTAGTAATAAAAATACTAGTGATAATAGTGATAATAATAGTGGTAATACTGGTGATAATAATATTAATGAGGATAATATTAAAAAAGGAGATATATTAAGTATTATGGTTAAGATTCCTGATGATAATCATGGGAAAATTGTAGATGGAGAAGTTATAAAAGAAAATACAATTAAAGATGTTAGATTTATTGCTGAAGGAGCAGCTACTGCTGGTGCAATTTTAGTAAAAGCTGGTGTAGACCCAAATACTATAGTTTCAACACATTTAAGAGGAGCTCATCCTGGTGGAACAGCTGCTATTGGAGATATTGTTGATACTAATCTCGAAACAGAGTATAAAGGTTTGTTTATTTCTGATGCTAGTGTTATTCCTGAAGCTCCTGGAGCTCCTCCAATAATAGCTATTTTAGCATTGTCTAAAAGATTATCTAAATATTTAATAAACAAACAGTGAAAATCTAATAAAATGTATTAATTTAATAAATTAATTATAAAAATTTAATAAATTACAATAACTCAATAAATAATAACCCAATAAATTATAATAATTTAATAAATTATAATAGATTTTTTTATTAAATAATTTTTTATTATTATTATAAATGATTGTTTGTTTTATATTGATATTACTATTGATTATATCAACTATTATTATATTAAATTTATCTTACTATTATTTTTATTAATATTACTTATTAACATTATTTTATTAATAATATTTTTATAATATCAATTTATAAATAATATTTTTATTAATATTATTTTTATTAGTATTATTCTTATAATATTAATTCTATTAATATATTAATAATTCTATTAATGTATTAATTCTATTAATATTATATTTATTAATATTAATTATTAACATTATTTTATTAGTATTAATTATATAATATTAAATTTATTAATACTAATCTCATTTATTGCTTTATATTTAATTATATAGAATAATATTTTTGATACTAAAAGAAATAAAAAACAATATTAATGATAATAACTTAATAACAAATAAAAAGGAGAAAAAATTATGGATAATAAATATATAGTATTAATAATTGCAATAGTTATAGTACTAATTGGAGCAGGTGCATATCTTTATGCTAATTCATCTGATCCTGATACTGTTAACATTGGATATTTGCCATCAGATCATCATGCTGCATTGTTAATAGCTGAAGCTGAGAAAAAATATGAATCCAAGGGAGTAAAAGTTAACCTTGTTAAGTTTGATAATGGTGGTAATTTAATGACAGCTATGGCAAATGGTGAAGTTGATGTAGGATATGTAGGTATAACTCCAGCATTATCATCAATATCAAAAGGAGTTCCTGTTAAAATTGTCTCATCTGTTCAAGAGGAAGGAAGTGGAATTGTTGTTCCTGATGATTCAGGTATATCTAATGTATCTGATTTAAAAGATAAAAATGTAGCTACTCCCGATCCAAGTTCAATACAATATATGCTTCTTTTATATGCTCTTAAAGAAGCAAACTTAGATAAAAATGATTTAACAATTTCATCTCTAAAATCTCCACAATTAGTAGATGCTATAAAAACTAAAAAACTTGATGGAATTGTAGCTTTTGAACCATTTGTAACTCAAGCTGTTTTAAATGCTAATGGAACTGAAATTGCTTCTTCTAATGATATTTTACCAGAACACCCATGTTGTGTGATAGTTGCAAGAGAAGATTTTATTACAAATCATGAGGATAAGCTTAAAATAATATTAGATATTCATAATGAAACAACAGAATATATTCTAAAAAGTCCTGAAGAGGCAGCTAGTAAATTACCAGCAGACCAATTTGATGTTAATGTTGAAAAGGTAGCTATGAAAAATATAAAATTCACTTCTGGTTTAAGTGATGATTATAAAAACAAAGTTAAAGACTTTATGGATATAGAAATTGATTTAGGTTTAATAGAAAAAGCTTTAGACATTAATAAAATATTTCAAACTATATAAAGTTAAATATTAAATCAAATATAAAAAATACATAAAAAAGTAAATTAAAAATCATAATTTGATTTTTGATTACTTTTCCTTATTTTCAATATAATAATAGTTAAATTCAAATAAAAATAAACTCAACCAATAAAATTAAGTAATAAAATTAAGTAATATAATAATAAAATTAAAATAATAAAATTTTAATATAAAGTTTTAATAGTCTAAAGAGTAATAAAAATTAATATTAAATATAATAATTTTTAATTTAAATAATGGTTAAGGGTATCTTGAATAAAAAAGTTCTTTCATTAATAATTCCAGTAACTTTAATAATCATATGGTTTTTAATCACAATGGTTTTTAAAGTATTTCCAGATTATATAATACCTACTCCATTAGATGTATTAAATGCTGGATACAGCCTAATAATCACAGGTCAATTACTTGATGACACAATAAATACATTATTTAAGGTTTTATTAGGGATAATATTAGCTACAATAGTAGCTGTTCCATTAGGTCTGATTTTAGGATGGTCTGAAAGATTAGAAGCTATGTCAGAATTAATAGTTAGTATTTTAAGACCTATTCCTCCAGTAGCATGGATACCATTTTCACTTTTATGGTTTGGTATTGGAATAGCTCCAGCAGTGTTTATTATATTTATGGGTTGTATATTTCCTATCCTTGTTTACACAATTGATGGTGTAAAAAGAACCGATAAGGTTTTAATAGAAGCAGGACAAACATTAGGAGCTAATGACTTACAGATACTTAGTAAAGTTATTTTTCCTTCATCTTTTCCAACCATTGTTACAGGATTAAAAGTTGCATTTGGAATTGATTTAATGTGTACAGTTTCTGCTGAGATGGTTGGATCAACATCTGGTTTAGGTCAAATGATTATGACTGCATCTACTTTATCTAATACTGGAGATATCGTTATTGGTATGTTAGCTATTGGTATTATTGGATTAGTATTCGATAGACTTTTTATTCATGCTCAAAGGAAAATATTTTGGTAAGAACATAATAGATTATAAAGCATAATAACTTAGAATTATTTATGAAATTTGGAATATTATGTCAATTAAAATAAAAAACATCAACAAGAAATTCAAAACAAATGAGAAAGAGATTATAGCACTAAACAATATAAATCTCGAAATTGAAGATAATGAGTTAATTTGTATTCTTGGTCCATCTGGCTGTGGAAAGACTACTTTACTTCGTTTAATTGGAGGACTTGAAAAGTCTGAAAGTGGGGAGATAGTAGAAAATGGAGAGTTAGTTGAAAAACCATCGAGAGAACGAGGATTTGTTTTTCAACAATATTCATTATTTCCTTGGTTAAATGTATTAGATAATGTAATGTTTGGTTTAGAGATAGCAGGACATTCAAAAGAGGAAAATATTAGGAGAGCTAAGAAATACTTAGAAGCTGTAGGCTTAGAAGGTGCAGAAGAGTTATATCCTCACGAACTTTCTGGTGGAATGAAACAAAGAGTAGCAATTATAAGGTCTCTTGTTAATAAAACAAAGACGTTGTTAATGGATGAACCTTTTTCAGCTTTAGATATGCAAAATAGACATAAATTACAGGAAGAACTCATTAGAATATGGAATAAAACAAATAATACAATTGTTTTTGTTACTCATGATGTTGATGAAGCTGTTTTTCTTTCAGATAGGATTGTGATTATGAGTAAAGATCCTGGAGAAATAAAAGAAATTTTTGAAAATAATTTACCAAGACCAAGAAAAAGAGAAACAGAAGAATTTATTGAAATTCAAAACTTAGTTATAGAAATACTAGATAGTTAATTATATATTATTAATAATTTCAATAACGTTAATATAAATTATTAATATAAATCATTAAAAATTATATTATATATTAATAAAACATTCAAAATTTATATTAATTTTTCATAAATTTATTATTTTTCATTTTATTCATACTTTTATCTGTTTTTATTTTATATTTCATATTTTTAAGTTTCATACCATATTTACTATAACTTATTTTTTAATTATTATTTACTATAACTTATTTTTTAATTATTTTTTATAGTCAAAATCAAAAACTATTTATATGGTTATATATAATAGTATTTTGTTATTAATATAGCGAGTATTTGCTATTTATATTCATTTAAAACTGATGATAAGGAGTTGATTTTATTAAATATTCAGTAACCGTTATTACTCCATCACATAATCCAAATATTGAATTTTTTAAAAAAACATTTAAATCATTGCGAAATCAGACAATATCTTTTGAAAACATTGAATGGATTATCATTTGTCATAATTGTGAGTATAATTATATTAAAATGATTAAAAACATAGTGAAAGATTATGAAAATGTTCAGATATTTGAACTAAATAATAAAAAGAGAGGTCCTGCAAGTCCAAGGAATTTAGGGCTTAGTAAAGCTAATGGAAAATTTATTTCTTTTCTAGATGATGATGATGAACTTGTTCCAAAAACATTTGAAACCTGTGAAAAATATTTTAAATTGAAAAATCCTGATATTATAAGTTTCAATTATAAAGCTATTGGTTTATCAAAAGAAGGACCGAATTTTAAACCAGTAAATTTTATTTCTGATACGGATGAAGAGTTTTTCATTATTGATAAAACAAACTGGCAAAGTGAAAAGTTTATTTTTGGTTCAGGACTTAATATTACCTCTAAAATTTATAAAAATCATGATTTTATTCAAAAACATAACATTAAATTTGATGAAAGTCTTCTTTTTGCAGAAGATGTTTTATTTAATCTTGATGCAATACATGCTGCCTCAAGAATAACATTTTTAACAAGATTTGAAGGATATTTATATAGAATGCATGAAGGTTCTATGATACACACATTACAAGTTAATTTTCCAGATTTAATACATCGCGCAAATGGATTTAAAAAAATATTTGATAGAGGGTTAAAGTATAATTTTTTTATGAATCAACTAATTATGGATTTAATAGGATTTGAAGCAGTAATGATCTTAAACAACAAAGATTTATCATATAAACAAATTAGATATATTTCTAAAATTTTCAAACCATATATGAAATACATATCAAAAATAAATTCATCAAAGGTATATCCTAAAAACATTTTAATATTTCTTAAAATTTTAATTAAGTTAATAATTGAACAACCCATATCAAGTATTATTATATTGAAAATTATAAAATTATTTAAAATTGATGTTTCTAAAATCTTAGGAAATAAACAATAAAAAGATAATAATTTATAATATAAAGTTTAATAAAAAGATAAATTAATATAAAATTTTAAATTATTATTTAAAAAAGCTATTATTGTGAAAAAATAGCTATCATGAAAAAATAAATGTTTTAAATAGCAATTAAAAAAAAAAAACAATTAATTGTATTAGTTAAATTTTAACTAAATTGATAAAAAATATACATTAACCACCATAAACGATTTGTATAATTTGGACTTCATCTCCCTCTTTAATTATAGCTTCTTCTTCTACTATTTCTCCATTTTTTTTAACAACAGTACTTTCAATAGAAACATCAAGATCATTTAAAACATCTTGAACACAAATTTCTTCAGTAAGTTCCTTGTCTTCTTTTTTATTTTCAAATATTAATGTAAAACTCATAATAACACCTATTTTTTGTTAGATTTGAACTTATAGATAAACCGATATAGATCTATAAATAATATTTTATAATATCATTTGATATAATATTATTTAGATATAATATGATTTAGATTTATAAATATTTTAAATTTATAAATAATTTTATAATTCTATTACATCAAATGATGATAAATCTAAAATATTAAAACTTAAAAGTTTTGGTGAGTAAGTGACTTCACCAACCCCTGTTATTAATTTAAATGCTTCAAAAGCTTCTAAACAACCCACAATATTTGGTGTTGGACCAATAACTGGAGGAACTCCCCTATTTAATGAATTAATATCTTTTATTGTATTTTCATCTAATTCTTTATCGATTGAAGGTAATTGAAACATTTCTTCATAAGTTTTTGTTTCAGGAGTAAAAACAGAAACTTGACCCATTGTCCCATGAATTGCTCCATGAACATAAGGGATTTTGAGTTTTTTAGCAGCCCTACTTACAATTACACGAGTAACTAAATTATCTAATGCATCTAAGACTACATCAGAGTCACCTATGACTTTTTCTACATTTTCTTCATTTAATTCTTCATTAAATGCATTAACTTCAACATAAGGATTTACATTTCTGACTCTTTCTTTTGCAGAATAACTTTTTTCTTTACCTAATGTTTCTAATCCACTGATTAGCTGCCTATTTAGGTTTGAAAGGTCAAAAATATCTTTATCAATTAAATTAATTTTTCCTACACCCATACGAGCTAGTTGTTCAATTAAAGACCCTCCGATTCCTCCACATCCAATTACAGTTACTTCTGCTTCTTTGAATCTAGTTTGTTGGCTTTTTGTTACTATGCTCATTTGACGACTAATAATTTCCCAATATCCCATTCCTATATATCTTGTTGGCATTAAATCACTTTCTTGCTTTATACGATTTATAATTAAAATATTTATCTGAATAGTCTTTATTGTTTATATATAAACTATAAGATAATTAAATATTCATATATAACTTTTATAAATAAATATAATACTATTCAATAATTAATATATTTTTAAACTTATATTCTTTTTAATATTATTATTTTAAATAATTAATAATTTAAATAATTATTAATAATTATTAATAATTAATAATAATTTTTAATAATTTTTTTATAATTATTTTTAATATTCATTATTAATAGCTAAATATCTATTTTTAATAATTATATTATTAATTTTAGTATCTAATTAATTTTAAATTTAGTATTTCATTAATTATATTGATACTATTTTTATTTTTAAGTCATTAATACAATTCTTAGCATTTTTATAACAATAGTTATATTTTTATATTATGACTAACTTATATATAAACATTTTCATGAGAATATTTTATTCTAATATTTGTTCTAATGTTTATTCTAATATTTATTATAATATTTATTATAATATAAAAATAAAGTAAGGATAAAACAAGGAGTTTAAAAAAGATGAATTATGAAAATGACAAGAATGATGATAAATATTCAATAAATCTTTCAAAGGAGATATTAAACTCTATCGAAGCTCCTAAAGATTTAGGGCTACTTAAATGTATTCAATGTGGTATGTGTACATCATTATGTCCTGCTGCTGCACACACTGATTATAATCCTCGTGATCTAATAGCTAAAATCCTTAATAATGATGAAAGTATAATTGAAGATGATAAAATATGGAATTGTTTTTATTGTTATACTTGCCAAAGTGTATGTCCAGTTAAAAATAGTGCTTGTTTAGCTAATCAAGTTATTAGACAAATTGCTATTGATAGAGGAATAGCTAAAGAAAAAATAAAACCATTTGTAACATATGGGGAGACTTTTTTAGATATTGGAATTGGTGGAATGCCTAAAAGCTTTTTCATGGACTTAAACAAGGATATTGATGGTTGGTTAGATTTAAAAACTGATCTTGATAAAATAAGAGAAGAGCTTTCTTTAGGTCCTGTGAAAATGCCTAAAAAATCAATTGAAGAGGTCAATTTATTACTTAAAAAAGCAAAATTTCATAAGAGAATGGAAAAGATGAAAAGTGAGTAATGTGAATGGCTAAATGAAAGTAATTTTTTAAATAAATGTAAAATGACTAAATGAGAGTAATTTCTTAAATAAAAGTAAATTTAAATGAAAAAAAAAATAAAAATTAAATGAATAAAAATTAAATAAATAAAAATTGAACGAATAAAATTAATTAATAATAAATGAGTTGATAATTATGGATAAAATACCTGATAAAAATATTCTACTATTTAAAAGTTGTTTAGTTAGTACTGAATATCCGGGGATTGAATCTTCAACTAAATATATTTTTGATAAATTAAACATTGATTATACTATCGATCATGAACAATCCTGCTGTACAGGCCTTGGTCATTATAGTGATGTTTTTGATCAATTTTCTACAACATTAATAGCTGCTCGTAATTTCAATTTAGCTAAAAATATTGATAAAAAAAATATTGTGACTATGTGTGCAACTTGTTATGCTATAAATAAAAAATCTTCAGAAATATTAAATGAAAATGATGATTTAAGAGAAGAAATTAATTATATTTTTAATGATTGTGGTTTTAATGAATATGAAAAAGGTTCTGTTGATACAGAAAAAAATATTCTCCATGTAGTTGATATTTTATATGATAAAAGAGATGAAATTAGTAAAAATATTGTGCGAGACTTATCAAATATCAAAATAGCTACCCATCATGCATGCCATTATTGTAAAGTGTCTTATGATAATATATTAGATGGATCTAGAAATCCAGTGTTACTTGATGAAATAGTAAAATCTTGTGGTATTGATACAATTGGATGGTATAGTGAAAAAAGAACTACTTGTGGTGCTGGTTTTCGCCAAAGATTTGTTAACAAAGATTTATCATTAGATGTAACTGAAAAAAAACTTTTAGCTTTAAAAGATGAAGATGTGGATATATTAATACACATGTGTCCAAATTGCCATATGCAGTTTGATAGATATCAACCATATATCCAAAAAAAATTAGATTTAGATTTTAAAGTGGTTCATCTAAACATTGCTCAATTTATTGCTTTAATTTTAGGTGCAGATCCATATAAAGTTGTTGGGATTCAAACTCATACTATCCCAATTGAACCATTCATTGAAAAGCTAAATAAAAATGATTCTAAAATTAAGGATAAAGTTGAAGATAGTGAAAATGAAATATCTACATAATCAATTTAAAAATTATTAAATTGTATTATTATTAATATTAGAAAAATATATTTATTAATATTATTAGTATAATTACTATTACTACTAAAACATATTATTACTATTATTAAAATATATTTATTAATATTATTAAAAAGTATTACTATTACTACTAAAATATATTATTATCAGTATCAGTAATATTATTAATTTTTTAATTTTATTTTAATTTAACTTTAAATTTATATAAACCGTAATTATACTGATAATATTTTTTAAATATGAAAAAATATAACAATTGTTAACATTTATATATTATAAAAATTAATAAGATATAATATAGTTATTTAAATATTAAAAAATTATGAAAGAAAATCAATAAAATTTAAAACAATTCACTAGAAGGTGAGCTATTGTCAAAAAGAAGCTTAGATGATATTAATGAAAAAATAAAAAAGGGTGAAGCAAATATATTCACTGCTCAGGAATTAAAAGAAGCTATTAAAAACGAAGAAGATATAAAGTTTGATGATGTTGATGTTGTAACAACTGGTACCTGTGGTATAATGTCTGGTACTGCTGCAATATTTCATATTGGAGTTACAGAACCTGGAGTTTTTCAAAAAGCTAAAAGTGTATATCTTAATGGTGTCCCTGCTTTTCCAGGACCATGTCCTAATGAGCTTTTAGGTTCAATAGATGTTATAGCATATGGAACAGAACATAGTGTAAGAGATCATGAGTATGGTGGAGGATTTTTATTTAAAGATATTTTAAGTGGAAAAGATATTGATGTAGAAGTAGAATCAATAGATGGCCAAAAATTCGAAACTAGTGTAAACATTGAAGATATTCCTAGAGCACAAATAATAGGAGTTAGAATGGCTTTTAGAAATTATACTGCTTTTGTAAATCCTAAAAATGACATTGTCAACTCAATTTTTAATGGAATACCAATGGAAGGAGGTTTAGATCAGCTTTCATTCTCAGGATGTGGTGATTTAAATCCTTTACAAAATGATGTAAGTGGAAATATAATAAAAGAAGGCACTAAAATATTGTTTAATGGAGGTCCTGGAGTAATTTTAGGTTCTGGAACTAGGAGTTCTGATGCTAAACCAAATCTCATGTTAACTGCCGATATGCTTCAAATGTCTTCAGAATATATTGGAGGATTTAAAACTGGAGCTGGACCTGAAATATATGACTCAGTAGCTATACCAATACCTATACTAAATGAAGAAATTTTCAATGATGTTAAAATATTAAACAGTGATATTCCTCTTGTAGTGGCTGATATCCATGGAAGACATTTACCTTTAACAGAAACTAGCTATGATAAAGTTTGGGAAGGATATGATGAGCGACCTACTTTTAATTCAAGTAAGTTTAACAAAGAAGATAATGCTGAAGTTCAAAAATCTTGTCCAACAAATGCAATCAATGATAATGGAACAATTGATCTTGACAAGTGTTTTGGTTGTGGATTATGTGTATATCTTACTAAAAATGACACATACACAATGAATTTAGGTTCAGTTGATGTTGAAATTGAAAATAAAAATCATAATATACCTATTACATGCAGACAATCAGATATTCAAAGAGGTAAAAAGATCTCATCTAAGTTAAAACAATTAATAATTGATAAAGAGTTTGATTTATAAACATACTAATCCAATAATTAAATCAAATAACTTTATTT includes:
- the thiI gene encoding tRNA uracil 4-sulfurtransferase ThiI; this encodes MNHSLIIARYGEIGLKSPRVRGRFERQLKSNIKTAFECKIKISQGRIYIHPKNFDEALTKLKRIFGIVSFSPAIHTKTTYEDIENDLGKYTEKLIEENLISSKTKFAVRCRRVGDHDFSSQEMAGFAGSIVRKKIDAPVDLSNPDIKIFLEVREDETYIFHEKIRGPGGLPLGSQGRLVALISSGIDSPVAAYLMMKRGCAITAIHFDNDPFAGPKVTENFKELINKLNEYSYGFPIRTKIVKYGDYLEKCKDNAPEKLTCVLCKSGMYKLASEVAKKENALGIVDGSSVGQVASQTLHNILATRANAEFPILSPLIGLDKIEIEKISRKIGTFPISEINDGGCSAVPRYPETKAELSRVNDALELINQEVEIKKAVEKLY
- a CDS encoding GMC family oxidoreductase N-terminal domain-containing protein; its protein translation is MVLIVGSGVGGAILAMELSKANIPVTIVEKGPFCDVADSYKYYDEIDDYLDLSKTTCVGGSSVVAAGNGVRLLEDELKEYNVDISKELDEVEELLDIHQMDDSHFGEGTKKFIEAAKSIGLPVIKMPKFIREEDCIQCGKCAWGCPSNAKWSSQDFIKIAIENGAELIDETEVTEIVTERDSVKGVKVKRSNGNEEIIESDTVVLAAGAIDSAIILQRLGLKAGEKLFVDPFVTVGGVIKDINYYKEVTMNALVIGGNFVLAPHYSIILNENISNKNTSDNSDNNSGNTGDNNINEDNIKKGDILSIMVKIPDDNHGKIVDGEVIKENTIKDVRFIAEGAATAGAILVKAGVDPNTIVSTHLRGAHPGGTAAIGDIVDTNLETEYKGLFISDASVIPEAPGAPPIIAILALSKRLSKYLINKQ
- a CDS encoding ABC transporter substrate-binding protein, whose amino-acid sequence is MDNKYIVLIIAIVIVLIGAGAYLYANSSDPDTVNIGYLPSDHHAALLIAEAEKKYESKGVKVNLVKFDNGGNLMTAMANGEVDVGYVGITPALSSISKGVPVKIVSSVQEEGSGIVVPDDSGISNVSDLKDKNVATPDPSSIQYMLLLYALKEANLDKNDLTISSLKSPQLVDAIKTKKLDGIVAFEPFVTQAVLNANGTEIASSNDILPEHPCCVIVAREDFITNHEDKLKIILDIHNETTEYILKSPEEAASKLPADQFDVNVEKVAMKNIKFTSGLSDDYKNKVKDFMDIEIDLGLIEKALDINKIFQTI
- a CDS encoding ABC transporter permease, whose translation is MNKKVLSLIIPVTLIIIWFLITMVFKVFPDYIIPTPLDVLNAGYSLIITGQLLDDTINTLFKVLLGIILATIVAVPLGLILGWSERLEAMSELIVSILRPIPPVAWIPFSLLWFGIGIAPAVFIIFMGCIFPILVYTIDGVKRTDKVLIEAGQTLGANDLQILSKVIFPSSFPTIVTGLKVAFGIDLMCTVSAEMVGSTSGLGQMIMTASTLSNTGDIVIGMLAIGIIGLVFDRLFIHAQRKIFW
- a CDS encoding ABC transporter ATP-binding protein; the protein is MSIKIKNINKKFKTNEKEIIALNNINLEIEDNELICILGPSGCGKTTLLRLIGGLEKSESGEIVENGELVEKPSRERGFVFQQYSLFPWLNVLDNVMFGLEIAGHSKEENIRRAKKYLEAVGLEGAEELYPHELSGGMKQRVAIIRSLVNKTKTLLMDEPFSALDMQNRHKLQEELIRIWNKTNNTIVFVTHDVDEAVFLSDRIVIMSKDPGEIKEIFENNLPRPRKRETEEFIEIQNLVIEILDS
- a CDS encoding glycosyltransferase; this encodes MTPSHNPNIEFFKKTFKSLRNQTISFENIEWIIICHNCEYNYIKMIKNIVKDYENVQIFELNNKKRGPASPRNLGLSKANGKFISFLDDDDELVPKTFETCEKYFKLKNPDIISFNYKAIGLSKEGPNFKPVNFISDTDEEFFIIDKTNWQSEKFIFGSGLNITSKIYKNHDFIQKHNIKFDESLLFAEDVLFNLDAIHAASRITFLTRFEGYLYRMHEGSMIHTLQVNFPDLIHRANGFKKIFDRGLKYNFFMNQLIMDLIGFEAVMILNNKDLSYKQIRYISKIFKPYMKYISKINSSKVYPKNILIFLKILIKLIIEQPISSIIILKIIKLFKIDVSKILGNKQ
- a CDS encoding MoaD/ThiS family protein, which produces MSFTLIFENKKEDKELTEEICVQDVLNDLDVSIESTVVKKNGEIVEEEAIIKEGDEVQIIQIVYGG
- a CDS encoding HesA/MoeB/ThiF family protein yields the protein MPTRYIGMGYWEIISRQMSIVTKSQQTRFKEAEVTVIGCGGIGGSLIEQLARMGVGKINLIDKDIFDLSNLNRQLISGLETLGKEKSYSAKERVRNVNPYVEVNAFNEELNEENVEKVIGDSDVVLDALDNLVTRVIVSRAAKKLKIPYVHGAIHGTMGQVSVFTPETKTYEEMFQLPSIDKELDENTIKDINSLNRGVPPVIGPTPNIVGCLEAFEAFKLITGVGEVTYSPKLLSFNILDLSSFDVIEL
- the hdrC gene encoding ferredoxin:CoB-CoM heterodisulfide reductase subunit HdrC, which produces MNYENDKNDDKYSINLSKEILNSIEAPKDLGLLKCIQCGMCTSLCPAAAHTDYNPRDLIAKILNNDESIIEDDKIWNCFYCYTCQSVCPVKNSACLANQVIRQIAIDRGIAKEKIKPFVTYGETFLDIGIGGMPKSFFMDLNKDIDGWLDLKTDLDKIREELSLGPVKMPKKSIEEVNLLLKKAKFHKRMEKMKSE
- the hdrB gene encoding ferredoxin:CoB-CoM heterodisulfide reductase subunit HdrB; this encodes MMDKIPDKNILLFKSCLVSTEYPGIESSTKYIFDKLNIDYTIDHEQSCCTGLGHYSDVFDQFSTTLIAARNFNLAKNIDKKNIVTMCATCYAINKKSSEILNENDDLREEINYIFNDCGFNEYEKGSVDTEKNILHVVDILYDKRDEISKNIVRDLSNIKIATHHACHYCKVSYDNILDGSRNPVLLDEIVKSCGIDTIGWYSEKRTTCGAGFRQRFVNKDLSLDVTEKKLLALKDEDVDILIHMCPNCHMQFDRYQPYIQKKLDLDFKVVHLNIAQFIALILGADPYKVVGIQTHTIPIEPFIEKLNKNDSKIKDKVEDSENEIST